Proteins encoded in a region of the Paenibacillus sp. E222 genome:
- a CDS encoding dihydrofolate reductase family protein, with protein MRKLVLFLHASLDGFVEGPEGAMDIGWVAYDADLEKHAKEILSTADTVIWGRGTYQMMHSYWPSVPSNPSASEHERNHAEWIEKTAKIVFSTTLDTVDWNNSRLVKENIEEEINNLKQQPGNDMVILGSPRFAHHLMQLDLIDEYKITVSPVLIGKGLPLFQGIKEKINLKLIENKTFDSGAIGLVYQTVR; from the coding sequence ATGAGAAAACTCGTTCTATTTCTGCACGCATCGCTTGACGGTTTTGTAGAAGGGCCGGAAGGTGCAATGGACATTGGCTGGGTTGCCTACGATGCTGATTTGGAGAAACATGCGAAAGAAATTCTGAGTACTGCCGACACTGTCATTTGGGGGCGTGGGACATATCAGATGATGCACAGTTACTGGCCATCTGTACCTTCAAACCCATCAGCTTCGGAACATGAGCGGAATCATGCCGAGTGGATCGAAAAGACAGCCAAAATTGTTTTTTCCACGACGCTGGATACCGTTGATTGGAATAATTCAAGACTCGTGAAAGAAAATATCGAGGAAGAGATCAATAACCTCAAACAGCAGCCAGGCAACGATATGGTCATCCTCGGCAGTCCCAGGTTCGCACACCACCTTATGCAGCTTGATTTAATTGATGAGTATAAAATTACGGTTTCTCCCGTGCTGATCGGTAAGGGATTGCCGCTATTCCAAGGCATCAAGGAGAAGATCAATCTTAAGCTAATCGAAAACAAGACCTTTGATTCTGGAGCCATAGGCCTCGTTTACCAGACGGTAAGATGA
- a CDS encoding RNA polymerase sigma factor, with amino-acid sequence MDSISKSGKEAAEAIRSYVKPIFGFALNRVKQRAEAEDLAQEIMLQLLKSFSGVRDIRSLDAYVWTVARYTWVNWLKKRAHAPQAIEINGMSELSAAPSREPLDRLLVTEAYRELRREVAFLSDIHRRIVVMHYYDEVKIGDIASALNIPVNTVKWHLSEAKKKLRKGMKRMRATGTLSVNPVSMGEMGHSGSAGRLGETNDFLGRALAQNIVYAAYHKARTVHQIAEELGMPPSLLEGEVRHLADYNFLIQTSPGKYQSNTIVWDLFELAVAGHQFWQDCAAEVADVHFDALMEVRRQVEDSGVYVPEGDYNFLLWTLLPKNIEEQSWRSMPAGENFDAVAPMRKDGGQYIAYAALNRSYDADPGFDMSSYVTFGPSLRYVEDSPLYLWQFNTYWSDRQMDWRFLEYRNVEICYAFQQGELPDNEENAEQYSFLLEKGYIRKTKEGYKFNAVWIDSPQTLDRLNKAMPDLSALYAPAVGKLYDKMLNLFLQNQPKHLESQLAYMVRGNTGGGRLVAYILKHLIDNGKLKPPLPHQQKTISTWMGPVK; translated from the coding sequence ATGGATTCAATTAGTAAAAGCGGAAAAGAAGCGGCGGAAGCGATTCGGAGCTATGTCAAACCGATTTTCGGTTTTGCCTTAAACCGGGTCAAGCAGCGGGCCGAGGCGGAGGATCTGGCTCAGGAGATTATGCTGCAGTTGTTGAAATCCTTCTCTGGGGTGCGGGACATTAGAAGCCTTGACGCTTACGTCTGGACGGTTGCCCGATACACTTGGGTGAATTGGTTGAAAAAGCGGGCGCACGCTCCCCAAGCGATCGAAATCAACGGTATGTCCGAACTGTCTGCCGCCCCTTCCCGGGAGCCGCTTGACCGGCTGCTGGTAACCGAAGCTTACCGCGAGCTGCGCCGAGAAGTCGCGTTTCTGTCCGATATCCATCGCCGGATCGTGGTCATGCATTACTACGACGAGGTTAAAATCGGCGATATCGCGAGTGCTCTGAACATTCCTGTCAACACGGTGAAGTGGCATTTGAGCGAGGCTAAAAAGAAGTTACGGAAAGGGATGAAACGTATGCGTGCAACAGGAACTTTAAGTGTCAATCCGGTCAGCATGGGGGAAATGGGCCATTCCGGTTCGGCCGGCAGACTGGGCGAAACCAACGATTTTCTTGGACGCGCCTTGGCGCAAAATATCGTTTACGCGGCTTATCACAAGGCGCGTACCGTACATCAAATCGCGGAGGAGCTCGGAATGCCGCCGTCTTTACTGGAAGGCGAAGTCCGGCACCTGGCCGATTACAATTTTCTCATCCAAACCTCTCCCGGCAAATATCAAAGCAATACCATCGTCTGGGACCTCTTCGAGTTGGCCGTAGCCGGTCATCAATTCTGGCAAGATTGCGCCGCCGAAGTGGCCGATGTTCATTTTGACGCGTTAATGGAAGTTCGCCGGCAAGTTGAGGATAGCGGAGTGTACGTTCCGGAAGGCGACTATAACTTCCTGCTCTGGACCTTGCTGCCCAAGAACATCGAGGAGCAATCTTGGCGGAGCATGCCGGCTGGCGAAAACTTCGATGCGGTCGCACCAATGCGAAAGGACGGAGGTCAATATATTGCCTATGCGGCGTTAAATCGGAGCTACGATGCCGATCCGGGTTTTGATATGAGTAGTTACGTCACCTTCGGTCCGTCGCTCCGCTACGTCGAAGACTCTCCTTTATACTTGTGGCAATTCAATACGTACTGGAGCGACCGCCAGATGGATTGGCGTTTCCTGGAATATCGGAATGTCGAGATTTGTTATGCGTTCCAACAAGGGGAACTGCCCGACAACGAAGAGAACGCTGAGCAATATTCGTTCCTGCTGGAGAAGGGGTACATCCGCAAGACGAAGGAGGGGTACAAGTTCAATGCGGTTTGGATTGACTCTCCGCAAACGTTGGATCGGTTGAACAAAGCAATGCCGGATTTGTCCGCTCTTTATGCGCCTGCTGTCGGCAAGCTCTACGACAAAATGCTCAACCTGTTCCTGCAAAATCAGCCTAAGCATTTGGAGTCGCAGCTTGCTTACATGGTGAGAGGCAACACCGGAGGAGGTCGGCTGGTCGCTTATATTTTGAAGCATTTGATCGATAACGGGAAGTTGAAACCGCCGTTGCCGCACCAGCAGAAGACGATTTCGACCTGGATGGGGCCGGTCAAGTAA